GCCTCTGCGCCTCCCGCTCGCCCCAGGTGTAAACAGTAGTGGGTCCCACGGGATTCGACACGTAGCCTTCCTGCTTGCTCCGAACAGCGACGAGAGGCTATGCTGCCATCACGACCGTCCATTTTCTCATGACGTGGTTTATCATCTCACGATCATCGATTGCTGCCCTGTAGGAAACAGCAAATCAAGTATGTTTTAAAATCCTATTCCTGGGACCATATCGAAGCCAATCAGAGATCGACACGAGAGCCAACACGAGCGGTTGCTGTATGGGAAAAGACAGGTACGACGACTCCACCCGCCCACGCCATTCTCACCCCTCCCCTCCTCTTGAGAACAAGCAAAGCCACCgcactccctccctctctctcggaCATCTCGTGGGAGTTCAGAGAAGGGCGgtggaggagatggaggaggtcAAGGAAGAGGGCGAGGAGATGGACGTAAATGACTGTGGCGGTGGAGGATTGGAGGTGGTGAGAGTGCTGGTGGTGGATGACTCCCCTGTGGACCGGAAGATTGTGGAGATGTTGCTCAGAAGGAGTGAAGGAATTTTTGATGGTAAGATAAGGTTCTATTTATGTTCGGTACTAATTATTATTGGGGAAGATGTGATTTTTATGATTCGAAATCTCTGTTCTATGTAAATGCTTTTGTGTCATTGGTCAcatgagtttgtttctgttcttaGAATCTCCTTTTTCTTTACATTTTTTTGGGTCAATGCTTTTTCTTGCTTCTATGTGGGAATGAGGTTGACTTGTAGGCTTGTTTGCTACATGGTTAGATGAACTCCTAATGCAGGCAGAtcaattttaatatatttgataaaaaaaaggtTGTTCTTTGTTCTCCATAAAGTTataactttttctttcttcttttctctttccagTTGTTTCTGTTGATTCAGGAAAGAAAGCTATGGAAGTTCTCGGCCTCAATGAAATTGAGGCCAAACCACCCAACCATGATGTAAGTTTGTATTATTATTCTCTGAGTTATTTGATATAATAGCCTGCTCTGGCTCCTGGAATTATCGTTTGCTATCAGCTGCATGACACTTAGTTTCTTCGATATGTAATGTGCAACATATGTAGGCAATGAATTAATTCTTGCAATTTCCTTTTAAGAATTACTGAAGCAAATGCTCAATCGATCGGTATATTCGATAGAAGTTCAGAGCTGATTCGGTTATATAGTTgctagaaaagaaaaagatatgaaAACAGAAAGATTTTGATGCCGGAGAGTTGAACATGGTTGCGGCATAGCCTCGCATTTCATGATAAGTTTTCGAAGTGATGCTGAATGATTCAAGAGTAAACCACATAGTTTTTTGAACAATTACTTATTAGTTTATTTTAGGTTGACTAATTATTGAGAATTATCCTTTGAACCATTTGCCCAAGCACAAACTTGTGAATAATTCGAGAATACTTCAACAAATtgttatatcatataaaacagggACAAACTTAGGGACTTCTGTTTATGTCATATAAAATAGGTATAATCTAAATTGTTATTCAACTGATGTCATTTATCTTTATCAGAATCAACAAAACAGTTACTAAATAATTGCAGCTATCAGTTGGACCAATATATTGAAATGCTATTAACTTCCGAATTTACTTTTGACTCGATCTTGTTGATTAATAGTTACTTCTGAGCAAATTGATGACATTAATGCTTCTTTCAGTTTGCTGAAGCTTCTATTCGATTGCTTAATCTGCAAGCTATGTTTGACTTAATctgtaagttgcaaaatgaaaaaaaaaaaaaagtaaaagaaaaaaactctTTTAGCTATGTTATTTATTAATCTTGTACCGGATCCCTTTTGATACCTTGGTTCGTGGCCTTTTCTCAGAGATTCAATATCAGCCGGTTGAAAATAGAAATCTCCTGGTTAAATTCAAGAAGCAAAGTCATCAGTTTGCATGCCTGTAAATAAGTTGTTCTGAGGATCGATCCTTGCATCACTACGTTACAACTCCAATTAGATTGATCTTTGCTAATTATACTACAACTTAAAAATACCCTCTCAGAATTTAACAATGTTGCTGTAGCTAGATAATTTTTCCCATGCTAAAAAAAAGTTGTTCAAGAGTCAATGACGATAAAGAGTATTTTGGCATCAATCTTGCTTCACTATCAAGGAAAGGAAAGAAGTGTTCTTCACATTGTTTATGTGGAGAAGGATAAGGAGGAACATGAAAATGTAAATAGAAAATTAATGCCTTTCAAAGCACTAAAATAATATTACCTtgcaagaagaacaagaaaaaggaatgAATATTATTCTATGGAGAGCAGCTGAATATCAACTTCAACTCAGCAGGCAGTAAGAAGAAAGCATTTTCCAAATGTCAGAAAATGTCCCCTTATAGGTGGAATTTTCAGAAGATTGCTCTCTAATTGCATGAGATCCTTGGTTGCTAATGGCTTAATATTCTTTCCCTTTATAGATGATCTAAATGACAAGCTCCTTTATGCTCTGCATGGGCCATCATACAACTGTAACGTATATGATCTGTAGAAGTAAATATATTATACGAAAGTGTCTGGTACTCGAATGCAATATTGACATTTTCAATCATGATATATTCATAACATGATTTAGATGCTAAAACCTTTTGCTAAATATGCAAGAGTGTTCATTTAAAATCCCATGGAACTTATTATTGTTGTGCTCTTCACTTTTTAACTTTTTCTAAACCTTTAAGAACTCAGTCTCTCTATCATAAACGATGAGGTAAATGCATTTATGAGGTGGACTGAAGTGACAGCATGGAGGAGGTTCTGTGTGGTTACAGAATATTGATTTAATTGTGGGAACTCATAAAACTTGTAGTAAGGCTTTACTGGATGTTGATTGTCAAAGATGTAATGCAAAGAGTCCTCACAATTGGGAGGATAAATGATCTGTTGCACGGTGCAACACTCTAAATTGTTGACCATAAAAAAGGAATGTATAAAAAGGTTCTTTTGTTTCTGTATTTTGGATGAATTTGTCAAGGTTTTCTTTTTCTCATCCTTTTTACTGTTGCAAACTCTGGCTGTGTGAGCTTATTATTTATGTTGCCTTCCTCACAAAAACGCTGAATCTACCAAAACCTGACTATTGATATATTCTGCAGGACCAGAAGATTGACATAGTTCTTACTGACTATTGCATGCCAGAAATGACTGGCTTAGACCTCCTCAAGGCCGTCAAGGTATTAATTGTGTTTTTAATTACCTCCTAATTATTGATTATACTCAGCTGAGTATAATTTTCTTTCCATTTCTTAGGCGAATAGCAGCTCAAGATCCATACCGGTAGTCATGATGTCATCTGAAAATGATTCTGAAAGAATCAGCAGGTTTGCTACTTCCGTTTTCACTGTGAACTTCTTCAAGTTATGATTCTGAGCTTACTTTAGGTTTTGTTCCAGCTATCTTCCGTATTCCACTTTAATACGTCAAATTTTCTCATAATTGTTCAAAGATTTACGGATCAAATGACTCGAGTATTTGCTACATTCTTACTTGCTAGAGATTCTAGTTACTTTGAAGTTCTCCTAAAACAAAAAACCTTCTAAATCTGAGATTGTCATTTTGCATAGTGATTAAATCATCGGTGCTTCTTTTTTAGCTGTCGAGCCATCGGAGCTGAAGATTTCATCCTAAAACCTCTGCAAGTAAAAGATGTTCAGAGGTTAAGAACTTACACCGTACCAATTGGTCCGATGTCCAAGCGAGGTAGCAAGAGGAAGCTGCCGATGGCTCTGATAGCCGAAAGCAATGGCGCAGAGGCACGCCCACTCCTCGCTAAAGTAGCAGCATTCGGTTCTGCGGTTTTTCTGACACTTAACTTTTGGAGGTCCAGCGTTATGTCTTCATCATGTAATTAGAATCAACAACCACAAGAAATGTTTTCAGCAGGAAATCAGATGTAAGAAATCTCATAGTCCATTCAATATCAGACTTAAACTGCATTATGTTTCTAGTTTGTGAGGATGGAAACCAGCACTTGTATTCACTGGCCCTTTCTGTATCCGAGTTTGTGAACTTCTACCAATAAGATTTTATGGTGGTTTGCAGAGTAATAGTGATTGAGCCACAAGAGAATTGTTTTTTGTTCACTGTTTTGCCAATGCCCAACCTGAACATGTTGTGTCATAACTCTACCATTATAATGCTCTTTAGATCTTTATGTTCATGAAGACAACTGCCTCTTCAATGCCCAACCACTGAGCAGGTGAAAGGAACACCTCACCCTCATAAAGTCTTTACCAACTTAATTAATTAATACATTCCATAAATTAAATTCTTAAGAGTTAAGATAAAGAAGATAAAATTTTAGATGCTCaacttataatataaataaatcatatatatcactatcaaattaatattttaatttaagaaaattaatttgtgGGATGTATTGACAATAACCGCATAGAGCCGAACACTTCATATACGATCGCATAAAACTTTCAATGCGGACTTTATCCTAACTTTGCGATCTTTTGTTAAGCTGCTCCATAGGAATGCTTAAAGAAACCGTGTAATTAGATATTGACGGCTGTGATTCGCCATTACGTTAACCTAAATATCTTATGATTGTGGATATCAACGGCTGAGATTCACCAAACTGGGAAGGAACACTGTACCGCTTATGTCGGTGACCGAGCTCGCCCTATAAATAGTGCTCCACCCCATTTCTTGCCAGTTCCGTTAGGAATCTTCTCGACTTGGGTCGTTGCGTTCGTCGTCTGCTCCGGCGTTCGGGGTTTCCTTGTTCCCTCCCTTCATCGGCCAAGAAGACAGCGATCGAGGCTGTGGCTCAAGAAATTCGCTGATCTTTCCTTCATCCGAGAACATGGCGCGGGATTCAGATAAAACTCTGTACCTTCTGTAAcgattttccttctttttgcgCTTGAAATCCTATTCGTAGTAGTTCGACATTGTTCTCTGATATTTCTGGACGGATCTTGTTGTGA
The window above is part of the Musa acuminata AAA Group cultivar baxijiao chromosome BXJ2-6, Cavendish_Baxijiao_AAA, whole genome shotgun sequence genome. Proteins encoded here:
- the LOC103988140 gene encoding two-component response regulator ORR1, yielding MGKDRYDDSTRPRHSHPSPPLENKQSHRTPSLSLGHLVGVQRRAVEEMEEVKEEGEEMDVNDCGGGGLEVVRVLVVDDSPVDRKIVEMLLRRSEGIFDVVSVDSGKKAMEVLGLNEIEAKPPNHDDQKIDIVLTDYCMPEMTGLDLLKAVKANSSSRSIPVVMMSSENDSERISSCRAIGAEDFILKPLQVKDVQRLRTYTVPIGPMSKRGSKRKLPMALIAESNGAEARPLLAKVAAFGSAVFLTLNFWRSSVMSSSCN